The Candidatus Neomarinimicrobiota bacterium genome includes the window GCCAATTTGATTGGTGTCGATTTGAGTATGCCGGATGAATTTGTGCAGGAGCGTACTCAGGATTGTCTGGTGGGGAATATTCTGGATAAGAATCTGCTGGATCGGATCAATGCCCAATATGAGATCGAAGCTATTTACCATATGGCAGCTTTGCTCAGCACACGAGCAGAATTTTCACCGGTAATTGCGCATGAAGTTAATGTGGATGGTACTCTCAACCTGTTGGATCTGGCCATGGAGCAGGCTCAAAGTCGTGGGAAGTCGGTAAAATTCTTTTTCCCAAGTTCTATTGCTGTATACGGTTTGCCATCGCTGAATGAGAAATTTGAAGCGGGTGCCATCCATGAAGATGATTACCGCTATCCACAAACTATGTATGGTTGCAATAAATTGTATTGTGAAAGTCTGGGAGATTATTACAGCCATTATTTTAAGCGTCTGTCTGCCAACGATTCCAGTGGTCTGGTTGATTTTCGGGCCATTCGTTTTCCGGGGATAATCAGCGCTCAAACCTTACCCGCCGGCGGTACCAGTGACTATGCACCGGAGATGATCCATGCTGCTGCAAAAGGGGAGCATTACGATTGTTTTGTTCGTGAGGATGCTACTATTCCATTTATGACCATGACCGATGCCATTCTTTCTATTGAAATGCTCATGGCCGCTCCTCAGGACGCCCTGACCCAGACCGTCTACAACATTAAAGCTTTTAACCCTTCGGCCGGAGAATTCTTCGCCAAACTAAAGGAGTATTACCCAGAGGCAGATATCAAATTTGTGATCAATGACAATCGTCAATCCATAATCGATAGTTGGCCTGCAGACATAAATGATGATCAAGCTCGCCATGATTGGGGCTGGTCGGCTATTCATAATTTGAGCAAGGCTTTTTCAGACTATTTAATTCCCGAGATCAGGAGTCGTTATGAACACAACTAAAGAACGTTTAAATCAAGAACTGAGTGAGATCAAATCGGCTGGCCTGTATAAAGCAGAACGTGTTATCGAGTCCCAGCAGAGCGCTGAAATCCAGGTAGCTGGAACGTCAGTATTAAATTTTTGTGCCAATAATTATCTTGGCCTCTCAAATCATCCCACTCTCATCAAAGCTGCTCAGGATGGATTGGAAAAATGGGGCTTTGGTCTTAGCTCGGTCCGGTTTATTTGTGGTACCCAGAGTATCCACAAACAA containing:
- a CDS encoding NAD-dependent epimerase/dehydratase family protein; the encoded protein is MRKTVILITGVNGEIGHGLVRSLHKEGIANLIGVDLSMPDEFVQERTQDCLVGNILDKNLLDRINAQYEIEAIYHMAALLSTRAEFSPVIAHEVNVDGTLNLLDLAMEQAQSRGKSVKFFFPSSIAVYGLPSLNEKFEAGAIHEDDYRYPQTMYGCNKLYCESLGDYYSHYFKRLSANDSSGLVDFRAIRFPGIISAQTLPAGGTSDYAPEMIHAAAKGEHYDCFVREDATIPFMTMTDAILSIEMLMAAPQDALTQTVYNIKAFNPSAGEFFAKLKEYYPEADIKFVINDNRQSIIDSWPADINDDQARHDWGWSAIHNLSKAFSDYLIPEIRSRYEHN